The proteins below come from a single Micromonospora citrea genomic window:
- the manD gene encoding D-mannonate dehydratase ManD — protein sequence MKIVAADVIVSSPDRNFVTLKITTDDGVTGLGDGTLNGRELSVASYLRDHVVPLLIGRDAHRIEDAWQFLYRSAYWRRGPVTMAAIAAVDVALWDIKAKAAGMPLYQLLGGASRTGVMAYGHASGRDLPELFDSIRRHLDEGYRSIRVQTSVPGINAVYGVATQPSVDGRRYDYEPAQRTPLPAEEDWDTRSYLRHLPGVFEAVRNEFGPELPLLHDGHHRMTPIQAAKLGKALEPYDLFWLEDCTPAENQEALRLVRQHTTTPLAIGEVFNTVWDYQTLIREQLIDYVRSAVTHTGGITAMRKLLDFAAQYQIKSGIHGPTDISPVGMAAALHLDLAIHNFGIQEYMRHGALTNEVFRQSFTFTDGYLHPGEQPGLGVELDEEAAAKFPYVPAYLPFNRLQDGTVHDW from the coding sequence GTGAAGATCGTCGCAGCGGACGTCATCGTCTCCAGCCCCGACCGCAACTTCGTCACCCTCAAGATCACCACCGATGACGGCGTCACCGGCCTGGGCGACGGCACCCTCAACGGACGCGAACTCTCCGTCGCCTCCTACCTGCGCGACCACGTCGTGCCGCTGCTGATCGGCCGGGACGCGCACCGCATCGAGGACGCCTGGCAGTTCCTCTACCGCTCGGCGTACTGGCGTCGCGGGCCGGTGACCATGGCCGCCATCGCGGCCGTCGACGTCGCCCTGTGGGACATCAAGGCCAAGGCCGCGGGCATGCCGCTCTACCAGCTGCTGGGCGGGGCGTCGCGCACCGGCGTGATGGCGTACGGTCACGCCTCCGGCCGGGACCTGCCGGAGCTGTTCGACTCGATCCGCCGGCACCTGGACGAGGGCTACCGGTCGATCCGGGTGCAGACCTCGGTGCCCGGCATCAACGCCGTGTACGGGGTGGCCACCCAGCCCAGCGTCGACGGCCGGCGGTACGACTACGAGCCGGCGCAGCGCACCCCACTGCCCGCCGAGGAGGACTGGGACACCCGCTCCTACCTGCGCCACCTGCCCGGCGTCTTCGAGGCGGTCCGCAACGAGTTCGGCCCCGAGCTGCCGCTGCTGCACGACGGCCACCACCGGATGACCCCCATCCAGGCCGCCAAGCTGGGCAAGGCCCTCGAACCGTACGACCTGTTCTGGCTGGAGGACTGCACCCCGGCGGAGAACCAGGAGGCGCTGCGGCTGGTCCGCCAGCACACCACCACGCCGCTGGCGATCGGCGAGGTCTTCAACACCGTCTGGGACTACCAGACGCTCATCCGCGAGCAGCTCATCGACTACGTCCGCTCCGCCGTCACCCACACCGGCGGCATCACGGCCATGCGCAAGCTGCTCGACTTCGCCGCCCAGTACCAGATCAAGTCCGGCATCCACGGCCCGACCGACATCTCGCCGGTCGGCATGGCCGCCGCCCTGCACCTGGACCTGGCCATCCACAACTTCGGCATCCAGGAGTACATGCGGCACGGGGCGCTCACCAACGAGGTGTTCCGGCAGTCGTTCACCTTCACCGACGGCTACCTGCACCCGGGGGAGCAGCCCGGGCTCGGCGTCGAACTGGACGAGGAGGCCGCCGCGAAGTTCCCGTACGTGCCGGCCTACCTGCCGTTCAACCGGCTCCAGGACGGCACGGTCCATGACTGGTGA
- a CDS encoding sugar kinase has protein sequence MTTPDLLTVGEALVSLRSAGPLAAGGALTTHLAGAESNVAVGVARLGHRAAWVGRVSTDEFGEFTLRQLRAEGVGVDGVTRDPDRPTGLMFLEQRTADVTRVQYHRAGSAGSALRVDDLRAPLAAGARMLHLTGITPALSDTAREAIRWAAEAAVAAGIPVCLDVNHRVRLWSRDSAREVLAPLAGHASTVIASADELDLVGDPGADESAVVAELFRRGVDTVLVKLGSEGARAHTPAGVEHVGALAVTAVDTVGAGDAFTAGYLSGWFDGLDLTGRLRRAATLGAFAVSSRGDCEGLPRRAELSLLDGHEAGSVLR, from the coding sequence ATGACCACACCGGATCTGCTGACCGTCGGCGAGGCGCTGGTGTCGCTGCGCTCGGCCGGCCCGCTCGCCGCCGGGGGAGCGCTGACCACGCACCTCGCCGGCGCCGAGTCCAACGTGGCGGTCGGGGTGGCCCGGCTGGGCCACCGGGCCGCGTGGGTCGGCCGGGTGAGCACCGACGAGTTCGGCGAGTTCACGCTGCGGCAGTTGCGCGCCGAGGGCGTCGGCGTCGACGGTGTGACCCGGGATCCGGACCGGCCGACCGGGCTGATGTTCCTCGAGCAGCGCACGGCCGACGTCACGCGGGTGCAGTACCACCGCGCCGGCTCGGCCGGCTCCGCGCTGCGTGTCGACGACCTGCGGGCGCCGCTGGCCGCCGGCGCGCGGATGCTGCACCTGACCGGGATCACCCCGGCGCTGTCCGACACCGCCCGGGAGGCCATCCGGTGGGCCGCCGAGGCGGCCGTCGCGGCGGGCATCCCGGTGTGCCTCGACGTCAACCACCGCGTCCGGCTCTGGTCCCGCGACTCCGCGCGCGAGGTGCTCGCCCCGCTGGCCGGGCACGCCTCGACCGTGATCGCCTCCGCCGACGAACTCGACCTCGTCGGCGACCCCGGGGCCGACGAGTCCGCCGTCGTGGCGGAGCTGTTCCGGCGGGGCGTGGACACCGTCCTGGTCAAGTTGGGCTCCGAGGGCGCCCGCGCGCACACGCCGGCCGGGGTCGAGCACGTCGGCGCGCTGGCCGTGACCGCCGTCGACACCGTCGGCGCCGGGGACGCCTTCACCGCGGGCTACCTCTCCGGCTGGTTCGACGGGCTCGACCTGACCGGTCGGCTGCGGCGGGCGGCCACCCTCGGCGCCTTCGCGGTCTCCAGCCGGGGGGACTGCGAAGGGCTGCCGCGCCGCGCCGAACTGTCCCTTCTCGACGGCCACGAGGCGGGAAGCGTCCTCCGTTAG
- a CDS encoding bifunctional 4-hydroxy-2-oxoglutarate aldolase/2-dehydro-3-deoxy-phosphogluconate aldolase, whose product MTVNLTAELADARILAVIRGTDPAAAVAAGTALLDEGVRVVEVALTTPDAPRAIEALRAAAPAGSLVGAGTVLTTADVADVAAAGAQFVVTPAVVESIAEAARRGLPVAAGALTPTEAYTAMRMGASAIKLFPASVGGPAYLRAVRDPFPDIPFVAVGGVGLDDVPGYFRAGAIAVGLGGPLVGDAASGGDLDALRERARTYLAAVRETTAS is encoded by the coding sequence GTGACCGTCAACCTCACCGCCGAACTCGCCGACGCCCGCATCCTCGCGGTCATCCGCGGCACCGACCCCGCCGCCGCGGTCGCCGCCGGCACCGCCCTGCTGGACGAGGGCGTACGCGTCGTCGAGGTGGCCCTCACCACGCCGGACGCCCCGCGGGCGATCGAGGCGCTGCGCGCGGCGGCACCCGCCGGGTCGCTGGTCGGGGCCGGCACGGTGCTCACCACCGCCGACGTCGCCGACGTGGCCGCCGCGGGCGCGCAGTTCGTGGTGACGCCGGCCGTGGTCGAGTCGATCGCCGAGGCGGCCCGCCGCGGCCTCCCGGTCGCCGCCGGGGCGCTCACCCCGACCGAGGCGTACACCGCGATGCGGATGGGGGCGTCGGCGATCAAGCTGTTCCCGGCGTCGGTCGGGGGACCGGCGTACCTCAGGGCGGTGCGCGACCCGTTCCCGGACATCCCGTTCGTCGCGGTCGGCGGCGTCGGCCTGGACGACGTGCCCGGCTACTTCCGGGCCGGCGCGATCGCCGTCGGCCTCGGCGGCCCGCTCGTCGGCGACGCCGCCTCCGGCGGCGACCTGGACGCCCTGCGGGAGCGGGCGCGCACCTACCTCGCCGCCGTGCGGGAGACGACCGCGTCATGA
- the dgoD gene encoding galactonate dehydratase: protein MTTIARVETFLVAPRWLFVRVETDSGIVGWGEATCEGRSETVRTAVEQLSELLIGRDALRIEDHWQVMTKGSFYRGGPILASAVAGLDQALWDIAGKHFGAPVHQLLGGPVRDRIRVYGWVGGDEPGEVRDQIAAAVATGLTAVKMNASGRMSAVASVAELDAVVARVAAAREVLGDERDVAVDFHGRFTLATARRVAPLLEEFRPFFLEEPVVPENSHLIGEFVRATTTPVSTGERLYNRQEFLPVLQAGIAVAQPDLSHAGGITEVRKIAALAEVYDAQLAPHCPLGPIALAACLQVGFATPNYLIQEQSIGIHYNLGAEVLDYCLDKTPLTFVDGYVERLTAPGLGIDIDEHAVRTADKRGHAWRSPTWRHRDGSYAEW from the coding sequence ATGACCACGATCGCACGGGTGGAGACCTTCCTCGTCGCCCCGCGCTGGCTGTTCGTCCGCGTCGAGACCGACAGCGGGATCGTCGGCTGGGGCGAGGCGACCTGCGAGGGCCGGTCGGAGACCGTACGCACCGCCGTCGAGCAGCTCAGCGAGCTGCTGATCGGCAGGGACGCGCTGCGGATCGAGGACCACTGGCAGGTCATGACGAAGGGCTCGTTCTACCGGGGCGGGCCGATCCTGGCCAGCGCCGTCGCCGGGCTCGACCAGGCGCTGTGGGACATCGCCGGCAAGCACTTCGGCGCTCCCGTGCACCAGCTGCTCGGCGGCCCGGTCCGCGACCGGATCCGGGTCTACGGCTGGGTCGGCGGCGACGAACCCGGCGAGGTCCGTGACCAGATCGCCGCCGCCGTCGCCACCGGCCTGACCGCCGTGAAGATGAACGCCTCCGGCCGGATGAGCGCCGTCGCGTCCGTCGCCGAACTCGACGCCGTGGTGGCGCGGGTGGCCGCCGCCCGCGAGGTGCTCGGCGACGAGCGGGACGTGGCCGTCGACTTCCACGGTCGGTTCACCCTCGCCACCGCCCGCCGGGTCGCCCCGCTGCTCGAGGAGTTCCGGCCCTTCTTCCTGGAGGAGCCGGTGGTGCCGGAGAACTCGCACCTGATCGGCGAGTTCGTCCGCGCCACCACCACGCCGGTGTCCACGGGGGAGCGGCTCTACAACCGGCAGGAGTTCCTGCCCGTGCTCCAGGCCGGCATCGCGGTGGCCCAGCCGGACCTCTCGCACGCCGGCGGCATCACCGAGGTCCGCAAGATCGCCGCGCTGGCCGAGGTGTACGACGCGCAGCTCGCCCCGCACTGCCCGCTCGGGCCGATCGCCCTCGCCGCCTGCCTCCAGGTCGGCTTCGCCACGCCGAACTACCTGATCCAGGAACAGAGCATCGGCATCCACTACAACCTCGGCGCCGAGGTGCTCGACTACTGCCTCGACAAGACCCCGCTGACCTTCGTCGACGGGTACGTCGAGCGGCTCACGGCACCCGGCCTCGGCATCGACATCGACGAACACGCCGTACGGACGGCCGACAAGCGCGGGCACGCGTGGCGCAGCCCCACCTGGCGGCACCGCGACGGCTCCTACGCGGAATGGTGA
- a CDS encoding carbohydrate ABC transporter permease translates to MKLRRPYKIFRTVALTLVVLSLMAPLIWMIAASFKTNVDIYDTDKAFAFSPTLDNYTNVLQQANYVQFIGNSLWVALAATVLSLLLGVPAAYSMSRFNMKKSALVVLMARVIPGVSLLVPWYYVFSNLQMVGGFTVLILSHMFVSLPLIVYIMMGYFDGLPTELEEAALVDGLTHIGAFRRITLPLSVPGIATAGILSFIFSWNNFMFALVLSGADTKTLPVAIFDFVGYASIDWGGLMAAATVVTLPIMLIALFVQKYVVSGLTAGATKG, encoded by the coding sequence ATGAAGCTGCGCAGGCCGTACAAGATCTTCCGGACGGTGGCCCTCACCCTCGTCGTGTTGTCGCTGATGGCCCCGTTGATCTGGATGATCGCCGCGTCGTTCAAGACCAACGTCGACATCTACGACACGGACAAGGCGTTCGCCTTCTCCCCGACGCTGGACAACTACACGAACGTGCTCCAGCAGGCCAACTACGTGCAGTTCATCGGCAACAGCCTCTGGGTGGCGCTCGCCGCCACCGTGCTGTCGCTGCTGCTCGGGGTGCCCGCCGCGTACTCGATGAGCCGCTTCAACATGAAGAAGTCCGCGCTCGTCGTGCTCATGGCGCGGGTCATCCCCGGCGTCTCGCTGCTGGTGCCCTGGTACTACGTCTTCTCGAACCTGCAGATGGTCGGCGGCTTCACCGTGCTGATCCTCAGCCACATGTTCGTGTCGCTGCCGCTGATCGTCTACATCATGATGGGCTACTTCGACGGGCTGCCGACGGAGCTGGAGGAGGCGGCGCTCGTCGACGGGCTGACCCACATCGGCGCGTTCCGGCGGATCACCCTGCCGCTGTCGGTGCCGGGCATCGCCACCGCCGGCATCCTGTCGTTCATCTTCTCCTGGAACAACTTCATGTTCGCCCTCGTGCTCTCCGGGGCCGACACCAAGACGCTCCCGGTGGCGATCTTCGACTTCGTCGGCTACGCCAGCATCGACTGGGGCGGCCTGATGGCGGCGGCCACCGTGGTCACCCTGCCGATCATGCTGATCGCCCTGTTCGTGCAGAAGTACGTCGTCTCCGGCCTCACCGCCGGCGCCACGAAGGGCTGA
- a CDS encoding carbohydrate ABC transporter permease, producing MSAVTTPATRSPEARQASPETSAWSRWANEHRKWLFAAPAMLFVAVLIVFPVAWTGYLSLTDAEGSVRAESEFIGFQNYLDVLGDTDRFWPAVWRTALFTGVVLFFEVVLGMAIALLLWRPFRGEKWVRVAILLPLVATPVAVGMMWRLIFDPNIGMANQVLGWVGIGPQPWLSGQNSALPTTMFIDIWQWTPMVVLILLAGLTSLSDEPQEAALIDGASTWQRFRHVTLPLLMPTVIVAILLRGIDALKTFDILYATKGRGGGSFHEVETLNVYAYGLSFDYNDYGVSSTVLIIFFLIIIGVMWALTYRKKGLDR from the coding sequence ATGTCAGCCGTCACCACACCAGCCACCAGATCGCCCGAGGCGCGTCAGGCGTCCCCGGAGACGTCGGCCTGGTCGCGCTGGGCCAACGAGCACCGCAAGTGGCTCTTCGCGGCGCCCGCCATGCTGTTCGTCGCCGTGCTGATCGTCTTCCCGGTCGCCTGGACCGGGTACCTCAGCCTGACCGACGCCGAGGGCTCGGTGCGCGCCGAGAGCGAGTTCATCGGCTTCCAGAACTACCTCGACGTGCTCGGCGACACCGACCGGTTCTGGCCGGCCGTGTGGCGCACCGCCCTGTTCACCGGCGTCGTGCTCTTCTTCGAGGTCGTCCTCGGCATGGCCATCGCCCTGCTGCTGTGGCGGCCGTTCCGCGGGGAGAAGTGGGTCCGGGTCGCGATCCTCCTGCCGCTGGTGGCCACCCCGGTCGCGGTCGGCATGATGTGGCGGCTGATCTTCGACCCCAACATCGGGATGGCGAACCAGGTGCTCGGCTGGGTCGGCATCGGCCCCCAGCCGTGGCTCTCCGGGCAGAACTCGGCGCTGCCGACGACGATGTTCATCGACATCTGGCAGTGGACGCCGATGGTCGTGCTGATCCTGCTCGCCGGCCTGACGTCGCTGTCCGACGAGCCGCAGGAGGCGGCGCTGATCGACGGCGCCAGCACCTGGCAGCGGTTCCGGCACGTCACCCTGCCGCTGCTGATGCCCACCGTCATCGTCGCGATCCTGCTGCGCGGCATCGACGCCCTGAAGACGTTCGACATCCTCTACGCCACCAAGGGGCGCGGCGGCGGGTCGTTCCACGAGGTGGAGACCCTCAACGTGTACGCCTACGGGCTCAGCTTCGACTACAACGACTACGGCGTCTCATCGACCGTCCTCATCATCTTCTTCCTGATCATCATCGGGGTGATGTGGGCCCTGACCTACCGCAAGAAGGGGCTGGACCGATGA